One genomic region from Rosa rugosa chromosome 1, drRosRugo1.1, whole genome shotgun sequence encodes:
- the LOC133726454 gene encoding AAA-ATPase ASD, mitochondrial-like, which translates to MYAPADMFAHLGSTIGALVFVWTIFQQFFPYQVRNHIEKYSQRLVGYVYPYIQITFNELTGERLMRSEAYSAIENYLSSKSSTQAKRLKGDIKNNQSLVLSMDDHEEVADEFKGVQVWWASGKNISKSQTFSYTPVNDEKRYYKLTFHKRKRDLIIGPYLAHVLKEGNAIKVRNRQRKLYTNNGSHWSHVVFEHPATFQTLAMEPEKKKDIIEDLMAFSKAEEFYTRIGRAWKRGYLLYGPPGTGKSTMIAAMANLLGYDLYDLELTAVKDNTELRRLLIETSSKSIIVIEDIDCSLDLTGQRRKQRKDRGDDQEEKDPREKVPKEERESKPSQVTLSGLLNFIDGLWSACRGERLIVFTTNHVEKLDAALIRKGRMDKHIELSYCNFESFKVLARNYLKLESHTLFPTICDLLAEVNMTPADVAEHLMPKTLSGDVEICLKNLIQALEDEKEKKPSTQLEAEDQDNESSDKK; encoded by the coding sequence ATGTATGCTCCAGCAGACATGTTTGCTCATCTAGGTTCCACAATAGGTGCCTTGGTGTTTGTGTGGACAATCTTTCAACAATTTTTTCCTTACCAAGTTCGAAACCACATCGAAAAATACTCACAGAGATTGGTGGGTTATGTCTATCCTTACATCCAAATTACCTTTAATGAGTTGACAGGAGAGCGTCTGATGCGCAGTGAAGCCTATTCCGCCATTGAGAACTACTTGAGCTCCAAGTCTTCCACACAAGCTAAGCGGCTCAAGGGTGACATCAAGAACAATCAGTCTCTTGTTCTGAGCATGGATGACCATGAAGAAGTTGCTGATGAGTTTAAAGGAGTCCAAGTCTGGTGGGCTTCTGGTAAGAACATATCAAAATCTCAGACATTTTCTTACACCCCAGTTAATGATGAGAAAAGGTACTACAAGCTCACTTTCCACAAAAGAAAGAGGGATCTCATAATTGGGCCTTACTTGGCTCATGTTTTGAAAGAGGGTAATGCTATAAAAGTGAGGAACAGGCAaaggaagctttatactaataATGGGTCACATTGGAGCCATGTGGTTTTTGAGCACCCAGCAACATTTCAGACACTAGCTATGGAgccagagaagaagaaggacaTCATTGAGGACTTGATGGCATTTAGCAAAGCTGAAGAGTTCTATACAAGAATTGGGAGAGCTTGGAAAAGAGGGTATCTACTTTATGGCCCTCCAGGTACTGGGAAATCCACTATGATTGCTGCCATGGCCAATCTCTTGGGGTATGATCTCTATGATCTTGAATTGACTGCAGTCAAGGACAACACTGAGCTGAGGAGGCTGCTGATCGAAACATCAAGCAAGTCGATCATCGTAATTGAAGACATTGATTGCTCACTTGATCTCACAGGCCAAAGGAGGAAGCAGAGAAAGGACAGAGGGGATGAtcaggaagagaaggatccaaGGGAGAAGGTTCCTAAAGAAGAAAGGGAAAGCAAGCCTAGTCAGGTCACTCTTTCTGGGCTTCTGAATTTCATTGATGGGTTGTGGTCAGCTTGTAGAGGAGAGAGGCTCATAGTATTCACAACTAATCATGTTGAAAAACTTGATGCAGCATTGATTCGAAAGGGAAGGATGGACAAGCATATAGAATTGTCATATTGTAACTTTGAATCATTCAAGGTGTTGGCTAGGAACTACCTCAAGCTTGAATCACACACTCTGTTTCCCACAATCTGTGATTTGCTGGCTGAAGTTAATATGACTCCAGCTGATGTAGCAGAGCATTTGATGCCCAAGACACTTTCTGGGGATGTTGAAATCTGCCTGAAGAATTTGATCCAAGCTCTTGAGgatgagaaagagaagaaaccaTCAACTCAACTGGAAGCAGAAGATCAGGACAATGAGTCATCTGATAAGAAATAA
- the LOC133746400 gene encoding protein WUSCHEL-like, with translation MEPRTLQLMELQTQQQIEDGGNNQAAGSSANTDFWRSRARWVPTPDQIRILKDLYYDKGVKTPTTEHIHEICLQLQQYGQVEGKNIYFWFQNVRAREKQMKRCNQAAQVPMGTSSPGTGGSIDLNFGSTGSTGAGGSIDINFGPAGGSIDINFGSTSSTDDGRSINLNFGSTDSTGGQTSLQQRGGDHQEVETLPLFPVHGEDVFGNPKTTSEEGSAFGYYSGGSGGYNSGSNVSLELSLNPSGAAD, from the exons atggaaccacgaactctgcaactgatggagctacaaacccagcaacaaatcgaggatggaggaaacaaccaagcagccgggagtagtgccaacacagatttctggcgaagccgtgccaggtgggttcctactccagatcaaataaggatcctcaaggatctttactacgacaagggagttaagaccccaactacagagcatattcacgagatctgtctccagctgcaacagtatggacaggttgagggcaagaacatttatttttggttccagaatgtcagggctcgagagaagcagatgaagaggtgcaatcaggctgctcaagtgcccatgggaactagttctcctggtactggtggatccattgatctcaattttgggtccactggttctactggtgctggtggatccatcgacatcaattttgggccagctggtggatccattgacatcaattttgggtccactagttctactgatgatggtagatccattaatctcaattttggttccaccgattctactg gaggacaaacatccctgcaacaacgaggaggagatcaccaggaggttgaaactcttcctctgttccccgtgcacggcgaggacgtctttggtaacccgaagactacttctgaggaaggtagcgcatttggttactattctggtggctcaggcggttacaacagtggctctaacgtttctcttgagctcagcctcaatccatccggagctgctgactag